The following are encoded together in the Streptomyces sp. NBC_00341 genome:
- a CDS encoding TetR/AcrR family transcriptional regulator produces MDTSRSAAAARPPVVSLRRRGSVLESAILEAVLERLSTVGWNGLTMEGVAAGAQTGKAAIYRRWPSKEDLVADALRRALPPMGGAPDSGNIRDDLYQLCRTLRDGMLSKSGIALRSVLHECDASTAERFQSVILHSVIAPSTDLIKEVVSRGVDRGEVRPDALCGLAFDVIPAMMMYRSKVCGSEWSDGDIAELIDQVAMPFFRSGAR; encoded by the coding sequence ATGGATACTTCGCGATCGGCAGCCGCCGCCCGGCCGCCGGTGGTGTCACTTCGCCGCCGGGGCTCCGTACTGGAGAGCGCGATCCTCGAAGCCGTGCTGGAGCGGCTGAGCACGGTCGGCTGGAACGGGCTCACGATGGAGGGCGTCGCCGCGGGTGCCCAGACGGGGAAGGCGGCGATCTACCGTCGATGGCCCTCCAAAGAGGATCTGGTCGCCGACGCGTTGCGTCGCGCACTGCCGCCGATGGGGGGCGCCCCCGACTCCGGCAACATCCGTGACGACCTCTATCAGCTGTGCCGCACGCTGCGGGACGGCATGCTCTCCAAGTCCGGCATCGCCCTGCGGTCGGTCCTTCACGAATGTGACGCGAGCACGGCCGAACGGTTCCAGTCGGTGATCCTCCACAGCGTGATCGCGCCGTCGACCGACCTCATCAAGGAAGTGGTGAGCCGTGGCGTCGACCGCGGAGAGGTTCGCCCCGACGCGCTGTGCGGGCTGGCCTTCGACGTTATCCCCGCGATGATGATGTATCGCAGCAAGGTGTGCGGCAGCGAATGGAGTGACGGCGACATCGCTGAGCTGATCGATCAGGTCGCGATGCCGTTCTTCCGCTCCGGAGCCCGCTGA
- a CDS encoding ADP-ribosylglycohydrolase family protein has translation MTESASDQRFERALASLRGLSVGDALGSQFFVPANYPLLKDRLLPPGPWQWTDDTEMACSVLSVLRDHGRIDQDALARSFAVHHDFDRGYGPAVNRLLRLVREGGDWRELASALFKGQGSWGNGSSMRIAPLGAWYANDPEQATHQAEISSYPTHQHREAVVGAMAVAAAASLAASPSGPPKPADLLDGVIALVPRSAVGAGLRRARDMLDYRDAGTVAAVLGNGRRTSAHDTVPFALWSAARSLGDFEQAFWVTAQAGGDVDTTCAIVGGVVAAGAAGAPPADWTAKTERLPDWMAR, from the coding sequence ATGACCGAATCGGCTTCCGACCAGCGCTTCGAACGCGCCCTTGCCAGCCTGCGCGGCCTCTCCGTGGGAGACGCCCTGGGCTCACAGTTCTTTGTGCCCGCCAACTATCCGCTCCTGAAGGACCGCCTCCTGCCCCCGGGGCCCTGGCAGTGGACCGACGACACGGAAATGGCCTGTTCGGTCCTGTCCGTACTCCGCGACCACGGCCGTATCGATCAGGACGCGCTCGCCCGTTCCTTCGCGGTGCACCACGATTTCGACCGAGGCTACGGCCCCGCCGTGAACCGCCTGCTCAGACTGGTCCGGGAGGGCGGGGACTGGCGGGAGCTCGCCTCCGCGCTCTTCAAGGGCCAGGGTTCCTGGGGCAACGGTTCGTCGATGCGCATCGCCCCGCTCGGTGCCTGGTACGCGAACGACCCCGAGCAGGCCACGCACCAGGCCGAGATCTCCTCGTACCCGACCCACCAGCACCGGGAAGCGGTCGTGGGCGCGATGGCCGTGGCAGCTGCCGCCTCGCTCGCCGCGTCGCCCAGCGGCCCGCCGAAGCCGGCCGACCTCCTCGACGGCGTCATCGCGCTCGTACCGCGCAGCGCGGTCGGTGCGGGACTGCGCAGGGCCCGCGACATGCTCGACTACCGCGACGCCGGAACGGTCGCCGCGGTGCTCGGCAACGGCCGTCGCACCAGTGCGCACGACACCGTCCCCTTCGCCCTCTGGTCCGCGGCCCGCAGCCTCGGCGACTTCGAGCAGGCCTTCTGGGTGACCGCCCAGGCGGGCGGAGACGTCGACACGACCTGCGCGATCGTCGGCGGGGTGGTCGCGGCCGGCGCGGCCGGAGCGCCACCGGCGGACTGGACCGCGAAGACGGAGCGGCTGCCCGACTGGATGGCGCGGTAA
- a CDS encoding MFS transporter, with the protein MTTSQLEARDAPSPARRQGRPGIALTVIAACQLMVVLDATIVNIALPHIQNALSFSTTDLSWVLSAYTLTFGGLLLLGGRAGDILGRRRVFMAGILIFTLASLLGGFAQEPWQLLAARALQGIGGAIASPTSLALITTTFPEGPERNRAFGVFAAVSAGGGAVGLLAGGMLTEWLDWRWVFFVNVPIGVLIAVLAPLYINESQRHPGRFDISGALTSTLGMASLVYGFIRASEEGWSDSLTLSSFGAAVVLLASFVLIEMRAREPITPLRMFADRNRSGTYVIMLSLSAAMLGMFFFIVLFVQNVLAYTPIESGLAFLPVAVAIAAGAGISQRLLPVLGPKPFMVTGSALTGVGLGWLTFISSDSGYLSGVLGPMMFFGVGMGLNFVTLTLTAVSGVAQHEAGAASSLLNASQQVGGSLGLSILVTVFGTASRNEAEKQVPQFLAKASPEQKAEFARTHELPGSWGHQVLAQGISTAFIAAVAMAALALLTAALVIRVRKSDLDALSGKASAGGAAV; encoded by the coding sequence GTGACAACCTCTCAGTTAGAAGCACGGGACGCACCGAGCCCGGCACGCCGGCAAGGCCGCCCGGGTATCGCCCTGACCGTCATCGCCGCCTGCCAGTTGATGGTTGTGCTCGACGCCACGATCGTCAACATCGCACTCCCGCACATCCAGAACGCCCTGAGCTTCTCGACCACCGATCTCTCCTGGGTCCTCAGCGCCTACACGCTCACCTTCGGCGGGCTGCTGCTGCTCGGCGGCCGGGCAGGGGACATCCTCGGCCGCCGCCGGGTCTTCATGGCCGGAATCCTGATCTTCACCCTGGCCTCGCTGCTCGGCGGATTCGCCCAGGAGCCCTGGCAGTTGCTGGCGGCCCGCGCGCTCCAGGGCATCGGCGGCGCGATCGCCTCACCGACCTCGCTCGCCCTCATCACCACAACCTTCCCGGAGGGTCCGGAGCGCAACCGCGCCTTCGGCGTCTTCGCCGCCGTGTCGGCGGGTGGCGGCGCGGTCGGCCTGTTGGCGGGCGGAATGCTCACCGAATGGCTGGACTGGCGCTGGGTCTTCTTCGTCAACGTGCCGATCGGCGTACTGATCGCCGTACTCGCTCCGCTGTACATCAACGAGTCGCAGAGGCATCCGGGCCGCTTCGACATATCCGGAGCGCTGACCTCGACCCTTGGCATGGCCTCGCTCGTGTACGGATTCATCCGGGCGTCGGAGGAGGGCTGGAGCGACTCCCTCACGCTGAGTTCGTTCGGCGCCGCGGTCGTGCTGCTCGCCTCGTTCGTACTCATCGAGATGCGCGCCAGGGAGCCGATCACCCCGCTGCGGATGTTCGCCGACCGCAACCGCTCCGGAACGTACGTCATCATGCTCAGCTTGTCCGCGGCCATGCTCGGCATGTTCTTCTTCATCGTGCTGTTCGTGCAGAACGTGCTGGCCTACACACCGATCGAATCGGGGTTGGCGTTCCTGCCCGTGGCCGTCGCGATCGCCGCCGGGGCCGGAATCTCGCAGCGGCTGCTCCCGGTCCTCGGACCGAAGCCCTTCATGGTCACAGGCTCGGCGCTCACCGGTGTGGGTCTCGGCTGGCTCACGTTCATATCCTCCGACAGCGGCTACCTGTCCGGGGTACTGGGACCGATGATGTTCTTCGGCGTCGGCATGGGGCTGAACTTCGTGACGCTCACCCTCACCGCGGTCTCCGGCGTCGCCCAGCACGAGGCGGGGGCGGCGTCCAGTCTACTCAACGCGAGTCAGCAGGTGGGTGGTTCGCTGGGGCTCTCGATCCTGGTCACCGTCTTCGGCACGGCGAGCCGCAACGAGGCGGAGAAGCAGGTTCCGCAGTTCCTCGCGAAGGCTTCGCCCGAACAGAAGGCGGAGTTCGCCCGAACCCACGAGCTGCCGGGGAGCTGGGGGCACCAGGTGCTTGCCCAGGGCATCTCCACCGCGTTCATCGCGGCGGTGGCCATGGCGGCCCTCGCCCTGCTCACAGCGGCTCTGGTGATCAGGGTACGCAAGAGCGATCTGGACGCGCTGAGCGGCAAGGCGTCGGCGGGGGGAGCGGCCGTGTAA
- a CDS encoding histidine phosphatase family protein, with product MARPQRIVLVRHGESEGNADDTVYEREPDHALRLTSTGLRQARETGVRLRELFDGEQVSVYVSPYRRTHETFRSFGLDLERVRVREEPRLREQDWGNWQERDDVRLQKAYRDAYGHFFYRFAQGESGADVYDRVGAFLESLHRSFEAPDHPPNVLLVTHGLTMRLFCMRWFHWSVAEFESLSNPGNGESRTLVLGKDGRYTLDRPFERWRTPEPYGITG from the coding sequence ATGGCAAGACCGCAACGCATTGTCCTCGTCCGCCACGGCGAGTCCGAGGGCAATGCCGACGACACGGTGTACGAACGTGAGCCCGATCATGCGCTGAGGCTCACCTCGACAGGGCTGCGGCAGGCCCGCGAGACCGGGGTGCGGCTGCGCGAGCTCTTCGACGGCGAGCAGGTCAGCGTGTACGTCTCGCCCTACCGCCGCACGCACGAGACGTTCAGGTCCTTCGGCCTCGATCTCGAACGCGTACGGGTGCGGGAGGAGCCCCGGCTGCGCGAGCAGGACTGGGGGAACTGGCAGGAACGGGACGACGTCAGGCTGCAGAAGGCGTACCGGGACGCCTATGGGCACTTCTTCTACCGCTTCGCGCAGGGCGAGTCGGGGGCGGATGTGTACGACCGGGTGGGAGCCTTCCTGGAGAGCCTGCACCGGAGCTTCGAGGCCCCGGACCACCCGCCGAACGTCCTGCTGGTCACGCACGGTCTGACCATGCGGCTGTTCTGTATGCGCTGGTTCCACTGGTCCGTGGCCGAATTCGAATCCCTCTCGAATCCGGGCAACGGCGAGTCCCGGACACTGGTGCTCGGCAAGGACGGGCGCTACACACTTGACCGGCCGTTCGAGCGCTGGCGCACCCCTGAGCCGTACGGCATCACCGGATAG
- a CDS encoding DUF4192 domain-containing protein: MNKHHESTGPSDEQQITLRGPAELADALPYLMGFHPNDSVVMVALHGGRGRFGGRLRLGIPQSAQEWPSVAEQLAECLIKGSERRGDRPDAIVVFLCQDPADGETGNQIMERLRPFAQRLRTACGALDVPVLEALCISADRYWSYCCPDARCCPADGTPLAVPGTSVMAAAATYAGVQVRGSLREMEARLTPLAATASSGQQQALDRAGSALLPKLLDEEGRKEVGGSTLRLARQLMKRLEEVPTAMPSLSDLNDDRLISHEEAAAVILGLQDRETRDRAAEWMEGPEAESALRLWRALSRRCVAPYVEHAAAPLTLAGWVAWSTGDEPAARVALGLALRLDPGYTFAQLLHEACNQGLDPETLRRCLRGERATRTVRRGHGTGRVAGARSVRAQAAGRRRTRQGSTRPGAAPDRRRAGLPRTQGRRGSRTRR; this comes from the coding sequence ATGAACAAGCACCACGAATCCACCGGTCCCTCCGACGAGCAGCAGATCACCCTGCGAGGCCCGGCCGAACTGGCCGATGCCCTCCCGTATCTCATGGGATTCCATCCGAACGACAGCGTGGTCATGGTCGCCCTGCACGGTGGCCGGGGCCGCTTCGGCGGGCGGCTCAGGCTCGGCATTCCGCAGTCCGCGCAGGAGTGGCCGTCGGTTGCCGAGCAGCTCGCTGAATGCCTGATCAAGGGGAGCGAGCGGCGTGGCGACCGGCCCGACGCGATCGTCGTCTTCCTCTGCCAGGATCCGGCGGACGGAGAGACCGGCAACCAGATCATGGAGCGGCTTCGGCCCTTCGCCCAACGGCTGCGCACCGCCTGTGGAGCACTGGACGTGCCGGTGCTCGAAGCGCTCTGCATCTCCGCCGACCGCTACTGGTCCTATTGCTGCCCCGATGCCCGGTGCTGCCCGGCCGACGGCACCCCGCTGGCCGTGCCCGGCACCTCGGTCATGGCGGCGGCAGCTACCTACGCGGGCGTTCAGGTACGGGGATCGCTGCGCGAGATGGAGGCGAGGCTCACGCCCCTCGCGGCTACCGCGAGCAGCGGGCAGCAGCAGGCGCTCGACCGGGCGGGGTCCGCGCTGCTGCCTAAGCTCCTGGACGAGGAGGGCCGCAAGGAGGTCGGAGGATCGACGCTGAGGCTCGCCCGGCAGCTCATGAAACGCCTCGAGGAGGTACCGACGGCGATGCCCTCGCTGTCCGACCTCAACGACGACCGGCTGATCAGCCACGAGGAGGCCGCCGCGGTGATTCTCGGCCTCCAGGACCGCGAGACCCGCGACAGGGCCGCCGAGTGGATGGAAGGTCCCGAGGCCGAGTCCGCGCTGAGGCTGTGGCGGGCGCTGTCCCGCCGCTGTGTCGCGCCGTACGTGGAGCACGCGGCGGCCCCGCTCACGCTGGCGGGCTGGGTCGCCTGGTCCACCGGGGACGAGCCAGCCGCGCGGGTCGCGCTGGGCCTCGCTCTGCGGCTGGATCCCGGGTACACATTCGCCCAGCTGCTGCACGAGGCCTGCAACCAGGGCCTCGATCCGGAGACGCTGCGACGCTGCCTGCGCGGCGAACGCGCCACAAGGACAGTACGGCGTGGCCACGGCACGGGACGGGTCGCGGGGGCCCGTTCCGTACGGGCGCAGGCAGCCGGGCGGCGCCGGACGCGGCAGGGTTCCACCAGGCCCGGAGCGGCGCCCGACCGGCGCCGCGCAGGACTGCCCCGGACGCAGGGCCGCCGGGGGTCCAGGACCCGTCGATGA
- a CDS encoding DUF4153 domain-containing protein has product MSDHRAEPPRSERAPGSPEPADQPGPAEARTPEPVPAGVQMSKPVPEPVVPDRAGSEPARSGTTGSAVPDERAAVPEPPKVPAYARQPHPRQPPSPWAHTGRQTPSELTRIRPAAPGPVPAATLWSVLATALLSALLLGDGIGLNLLVVAVPAAFAAYFAARAAGRRLRPWTAVWAVGGLALLAVPALRDAGWPVFLAVVSAVAVGSLALHGSRGWLGIFLGSLGLLTSVAGSLGWGVHGVRDRMADSRGRWRVAFRSTAAAVVLLIVFGALFSSADAAFADVLGSLIPDVSVGEGPWRLFLAALGLVGALAAAYTAAAPVRWDALTVPSGPARGRLEWALPLIVLNLLFAGFLAIQLTVLLGGYDKVMAETHLSYAQYAREGFWQLLWATVLTLLVIALALRWAPRGGPRDRTLVRSVLGTLCLLTLVVVASALRRMDLYVDAYGLTRLRISVAAVELWLGVVLLLIMAAGVFGAKMLPRAVAASAAVGVLAFGLVSPDGLIAEQNVQRYGDHHSIDIQYLRGLSADAVPALDRLPEPLRSCALEEIQRTLRSSDSPWYATSWGEARARDILGDWDPGARVRNCQGLGSGDMGNERGGDGADGNGGGDSYDPYDPY; this is encoded by the coding sequence ATGTCCGATCACAGAGCAGAACCACCCCGGTCCGAGCGCGCGCCGGGGTCGCCGGAGCCGGCGGATCAGCCCGGACCGGCCGAGGCGCGAACGCCCGAGCCGGTGCCGGCCGGGGTGCAGATGTCCAAGCCCGTACCGGAGCCCGTCGTGCCGGACCGCGCGGGCTCCGAGCCCGCGCGGTCCGGCACGACGGGCTCCGCCGTCCCTGACGAGCGCGCCGCCGTGCCGGAGCCGCCGAAGGTGCCGGCCTACGCGAGACAGCCGCACCCGCGGCAGCCCCCCTCGCCCTGGGCGCATACCGGCAGGCAGACGCCCTCGGAACTCACCCGGATCCGCCCCGCCGCACCAGGGCCCGTCCCCGCGGCCACTCTCTGGTCCGTCCTGGCCACCGCGCTGCTCAGCGCCCTGCTGCTCGGTGACGGGATCGGTCTGAACCTGCTCGTCGTGGCGGTACCCGCGGCGTTCGCGGCGTACTTCGCCGCACGGGCGGCCGGCCGTCGGCTGCGCCCGTGGACCGCGGTCTGGGCCGTCGGCGGCCTCGCACTCCTCGCCGTACCGGCACTCCGCGACGCGGGCTGGCCGGTCTTCCTCGCCGTCGTGTCCGCCGTGGCGGTGGGTTCGCTCGCGCTGCACGGCAGCCGGGGCTGGCTCGGGATCTTCCTCGGTTCGCTGGGGCTGCTCACCTCCGTCGCCGGATCGCTGGGCTGGGGCGTCCACGGGGTACGCGACCGGATGGCCGACTCCCGCGGGCGCTGGCGCGTCGCGTTCCGTTCCACGGCCGCGGCGGTCGTGCTGCTCATCGTGTTCGGGGCGCTCTTCTCGAGCGCCGATGCCGCGTTCGCCGACGTACTGGGCAGCCTGATCCCCGATGTGTCGGTGGGCGAGGGTCCGTGGCGGCTGTTCCTCGCCGCACTGGGGCTCGTGGGCGCGCTCGCGGCCGCGTACACCGCCGCCGCACCGGTGCGCTGGGACGCGCTGACCGTGCCTTCCGGCCCGGCACGCGGGCGGTTGGAGTGGGCGCTCCCGCTGATCGTCCTGAACCTGCTCTTCGCCGGCTTCCTCGCCATCCAGCTCACGGTGCTGCTCGGCGGCTACGACAAGGTGATGGCCGAGACCCATCTCAGCTACGCCCAGTACGCCCGCGAGGGCTTCTGGCAACTGCTCTGGGCCACCGTCCTCACCCTGCTGGTCATCGCCCTCGCGCTCCGCTGGGCGCCGCGCGGCGGACCACGCGACCGTACGCTCGTGCGGTCCGTGCTCGGCACGCTGTGCCTGCTCACCCTCGTCGTCGTCGCCTCCGCGCTGCGGCGCATGGATCTGTACGTCGACGCCTATGGTCTGACCCGGCTGCGCATCTCCGTGGCCGCGGTCGAGCTCTGGCTGGGCGTGGTCCTCCTGCTGATCATGGCGGCCGGGGTGTTCGGCGCGAAGATGCTTCCGCGCGCCGTCGCCGCGAGTGCGGCCGTCGGCGTACTGGCCTTCGGACTGGTCTCACCGGACGGACTGATCGCCGAACAGAACGTCCAGCGGTACGGCGACCACCACTCGATCGACATCCAGTACCTCCGCGGCCTCTCCGCCGATGCCGTGCCCGCCCTGGACAGGTTGCCGGAGCCGCTGCGCTCGTGCGCCCTCGAAGAGATCCAGCGGACACTGCGAAGCTCGGACTCGCCCTGGTACGCGACGAGTTGGGGTGAGGCGCGGGCCCGGGACATTCTCGGTGACTGGGATCCCGGTGCGCGGGTGCGCAATTGCCAGGGTCTGGGGTCGGGCGACATGGGGAACGAACGAGGCGGTGACGGGGCCGACGGGAACGGTGGGGGTGACTCGTACGATCCGTACGACCCTTACTGA
- a CDS encoding NUDIX domain-containing protein: MPPYDPSTFPPFAVTVDLVVLTVRRHALCALVVRRGESPFQGRWALPGGFVKADEDLGAAAARELVEETGLSAHDPAVPAVGNGAHLEQLATYGDPGRDPRMRVVSVAHLALAPDLPAPRAGGDANGARWAPVGDLLGPEGGYGRDGEHPAPLAFDHARILGDGVERARSKIEYSSLATAFCPPEFTVGELRRVYEAVWGVVLDPRNFHRKVTGTPGFLVPSGGTTTRQGGRPAQLFRSGAATVLNPPMLRPEV, from the coding sequence ATGCCGCCCTACGACCCGTCGACCTTCCCGCCCTTCGCCGTCACCGTCGACCTGGTCGTGCTCACGGTCCGCCGTCACGCGCTCTGCGCGCTGGTGGTGCGCCGAGGTGAATCGCCGTTCCAGGGCAGGTGGGCGTTGCCCGGCGGCTTCGTCAAAGCCGATGAGGACCTCGGAGCGGCCGCGGCGCGTGAGCTCGTGGAGGAGACCGGGCTCTCCGCGCACGACCCGGCGGTTCCCGCTGTCGGGAACGGTGCTCACCTCGAACAACTCGCCACCTACGGGGACCCGGGGCGCGATCCGCGGATGAGGGTCGTCAGCGTCGCCCATCTCGCGCTGGCCCCCGACCTGCCGGCGCCCCGGGCGGGCGGGGACGCGAACGGTGCCCGCTGGGCACCTGTCGGTGACCTGCTCGGACCCGAGGGCGGATACGGCCGCGACGGTGAACACCCGGCGCCGTTGGCCTTCGATCACGCGCGGATCCTGGGCGACGGTGTGGAGCGGGCCCGCTCCAAGATCGAGTACTCCTCGCTGGCCACCGCTTTCTGCCCGCCGGAGTTCACGGTCGGGGAACTGCGCAGGGTGTATGAAGCGGTCTGGGGCGTCGTGCTCGACCCGAGGAACTTCCACCGCAAGGTGACAGGCACGCCCGGGTTTCTGGTGCCCTCCGGCGGCACGACCACCAGGCAGGGGGGCCGTCCCGCGCAGCTGTTCCGGTCGGGCGCGGCCACCGTACTCAACCCGCCGATGCTCCGGCCCGAGGTCTGA
- a CDS encoding RecQ family ATP-dependent DNA helicase, with amino-acid sequence MTNADRAELRASADSVLARLVGDASGTARLREDQWRAIEALVADKRRALVVQRTGWGKSAVYFVATSLLRAQGSGPTVIVSPLLALMRNQVAAAARAGISARTINSSNTEEWDTVQAEVAAGEVDVLLVSPERLNNPDFRDQVLPRLAAATGLLVVDEAHCISDWGHDFRPDYRRLRTMLADLPSGVPVLATTATANARVTADVAEQLGTGAGTDALVLRGPLDRESLSLSVLQLPNAAHRLAWLGDHLKELPGSGIIYTLTVAAAEEITAYLRQCGHTVASYTGRTENADRQQAEDDLLANRVKALVATSALGMGFDKPDLGFVVHLGSPSSPIAYYQQVGRAGRGVEHAEVLLLPGKEDEAIWQYFASVAFPPEEQVRRTIDVLAQAGRPLSLPALEPLVDLRRTRLETMLKVLDVDGAVHRVKGGWVATGEPWIYDTERYAWVARQRAAEQQAMRDYATTDGCRMEFLRRQLDDEEATACGRCDNCAGARFDQGVSSAALDTAQGELRRPGVEVEPRKMWPTGLAAVGVDLKGRIPAGELSGTGRALGRLSDIGWGNRLRPMLAPQTPDAPVPDDVVDAVVTVLADWAKGPGGWASGAVDAVPRPVGVVTIASHSRPQLVQSLGSRIAEVGRMPFLGSVGHAPEADGIRISQTNSAHRVRALHETLVVGTELAEALAQAHGPVLLVDDLSDTGWTLAVTARLLRRAGADAVFPLVLAVQA; translated from the coding sequence ATGACCAACGCAGACCGCGCAGAGCTCAGGGCTTCGGCCGACTCCGTACTGGCCCGACTCGTCGGGGACGCCTCCGGCACCGCCCGGCTGCGCGAGGATCAGTGGCGAGCCATCGAGGCGCTGGTCGCCGACAAGCGCAGAGCGCTGGTCGTCCAGCGGACCGGCTGGGGCAAGTCAGCCGTGTATTTCGTCGCCACCTCGCTCCTGCGGGCGCAGGGCAGCGGTCCGACCGTCATCGTCTCGCCCCTGCTGGCGCTGATGCGCAACCAGGTCGCGGCCGCGGCCCGAGCCGGTATCAGCGCCCGCACGATCAATTCGTCCAACACCGAGGAGTGGGACACCGTCCAGGCCGAAGTGGCCGCCGGAGAGGTGGACGTGCTGCTGGTCAGCCCGGAGCGGCTCAACAATCCGGACTTCCGGGACCAGGTCCTGCCGCGGCTCGCCGCCGCGACCGGGCTGCTCGTGGTCGACGAGGCGCACTGCATCTCCGACTGGGGCCATGACTTCCGCCCCGACTATCGGCGCCTTCGGACCATGCTCGCCGATCTGCCCTCGGGCGTACCGGTGCTCGCGACCACCGCCACCGCCAACGCCCGCGTGACAGCGGACGTCGCGGAGCAGCTGGGCACCGGAGCGGGTACGGACGCCCTCGTGCTGCGCGGTCCGCTGGACCGCGAGAGCCTCAGCCTCAGCGTGCTGCAGCTTCCCAACGCCGCCCACCGGCTGGCCTGGCTCGGCGATCACCTCAAAGAGCTGCCCGGATCCGGGATCATCTACACCCTGACGGTCGCCGCGGCAGAGGAGATCACCGCCTATCTCCGTCAGTGCGGGCACACCGTCGCCTCCTACACCGGCCGTACCGAGAACGCCGACCGTCAGCAGGCGGAGGACGATCTGCTGGCCAACCGCGTCAAGGCGCTGGTGGCAACCTCCGCGCTGGGCATGGGATTCGACAAGCCCGACCTCGGATTCGTCGTGCACCTGGGCTCGCCCTCCTCCCCCATCGCCTATTACCAGCAGGTGGGCCGTGCGGGCCGCGGTGTCGAGCACGCGGAGGTGCTGCTGCTTCCCGGCAAGGAGGACGAGGCGATCTGGCAGTACTTCGCCTCGGTCGCCTTCCCGCCGGAGGAGCAGGTCCGGCGCACGATCGACGTACTCGCCCAGGCAGGCCGCCCGCTCTCGCTGCCCGCCCTGGAACCCCTGGTCGACCTGCGGCGCACGCGGCTGGAGACCATGCTCAAGGTCCTCGACGTCGACGGGGCCGTCCACCGGGTCAAGGGCGGCTGGGTCGCCACGGGAGAGCCCTGGATCTACGACACGGAACGCTATGCCTGGGTCGCCCGTCAACGGGCCGCCGAGCAGCAGGCGATGCGCGACTACGCGACGACGGACGGCTGCCGGATGGAGTTCCTGCGCCGCCAGCTCGACGACGAGGAGGCGACCGCCTGCGGGCGCTGTGACAACTGCGCCGGCGCACGCTTCGACCAGGGCGTCTCCTCGGCCGCGCTGGACACCGCCCAGGGTGAGCTCCGAAGGCCGGGTGTGGAGGTGGAGCCGCGCAAGATGTGGCCGACCGGTCTCGCCGCGGTGGGCGTCGATCTCAAGGGCCGTATCCCAGCGGGGGAGCTGTCCGGCACCGGACGCGCGCTGGGGCGACTGTCCGACATCGGCTGGGGCAACAGGCTGCGCCCCATGCTGGCGCCGCAGACACCGGACGCACCGGTGCCTGACGATGTGGTCGACGCGGTGGTCACCGTGCTGGCCGACTGGGCCAAGGGGCCCGGCGGCTGGGCATCCGGCGCGGTGGACGCCGTGCCCCGGCCGGTCGGTGTGGTCACCATCGCCTCGCACAGCAGGCCGCAGCTCGTCCAGTCGCTCGGCAGCCGTATCGCGGAGGTCGGGCGGATGCCCTTCCTCGGCAGCGTCGGCCATGCCCCGGAGGCCGACGGAATCCGGATCTCGCAGACCAACAGCGCGCATCGTGTCCGGGCACTGCACGAGACGCTCGTCGTGGGAACCGAGCTGGCCGAGGCCCTGGCGCAGGCACACGGCCCCGTGCTGCTCGTGGACGATCTCTCGGACACCGGATGGACGCTCGCCGTGACGGCCCGGTTGTTGCGACGGGCCGGCGCTGACGCGGTGTTTCCGCTGGTCCTCGCTGTTCAGGCGTGA
- a CDS encoding ribonuclease HII, translating into MPYEPPTHTVERSLRATTGARTVAGVDEVGRGAWAGPVTVCAAVTGLRRPPAGLTDSKLISPKRRAELAPLLERWVTAFGLGDASPQEIDELGMTAALRLAAVRALEALPVRPDAVILDGKHDYLGSPWQVRTVIKGDQSCVAVAAASVIAKVRRDTAMAELGAESGEYEDFAFGANAGYPSPVHRAALEERGPTAHHRLSWSYLDALPRWQHLKKVRFSAEAAALESGGQLGFDF; encoded by the coding sequence ATGCCGTATGAACCACCCACGCACACCGTCGAGCGCTCACTGCGCGCCACCACCGGTGCCAGGACCGTCGCCGGTGTCGACGAGGTCGGGCGCGGAGCGTGGGCGGGTCCGGTCACCGTGTGTGCCGCCGTCACCGGTCTCCGCAGACCGCCCGCCGGGCTCACCGACTCCAAGCTGATCAGCCCCAAGCGCCGCGCGGAGCTCGCGCCGCTGCTGGAGCGATGGGTGACCGCGTTCGGACTCGGTGACGCCTCACCGCAGGAGATCGACGAACTCGGGATGACCGCCGCCCTGCGCCTCGCGGCCGTCCGCGCCCTGGAGGCGCTGCCGGTACGCCCGGACGCGGTGATCCTCGACGGCAAGCACGACTACCTGGGCTCGCCCTGGCAGGTCCGTACCGTCATCAAGGGCGACCAGTCCTGTGTGGCGGTTGCGGCGGCCTCGGTGATCGCGAAGGTTCGCAGGGACACGGCGATGGCCGAACTCGGCGCGGAATCCGGTGAGTACGAGGACTTCGCGTTCGGTGCCAATGCCGGTTATCCGTCCCCCGTGCACAGGGCCGCACTGGAGGAGCGGGGCCCAACGGCCCACCACCGCCTCTCGTGGTCCTACCTCGACGCGCTGCCCAGGTGGCAGCACCTCAAGAAGGTCCGCTTCTCCGCCGAGGCGGCCGCACTGGAAAGCGGGGGCCAGCTCGGCTTCGACTTCTGA